In Oncorhynchus clarkii lewisi isolate Uvic-CL-2024 chromosome 2, UVic_Ocla_1.0, whole genome shotgun sequence, one DNA window encodes the following:
- the LOC139424495 gene encoding metalloreductase STEAP4 has product MTGQERSEEKSECVSLSPMMEAVPAPPESERVCVFGTGDLGRSLGLRLLQAGYGVVFGSRRPHSSSSILPHGAQVLGHAAAAQSAHLIFIAVQREHYDFLVPLANQLKGKVLVDLSNNLRKNQYPEANAEYLQSLVPGAEVVKGFNTLSAWSLQNGPSDANRQVYICGESVEAKQAVIAVAIKLGFSALDRGFLSVARELEDFPLQLFPQWRLPLRIAIGLSAAFFFYLLIRDIIYAYVTQSKDISFRIMVSLANKVCPIVSLIMLSLCYLPGVLASFLQLYRGTKYRRFPDWLDRWMLCRKQLGLLALGFAFLHVLYTLIIPIRYYVRFKATERTVSVIRENRTTEFDTTTAWRGDSYLSLGILGFGLYVLLGITSLPSVSNALSWREFSFIQSKLGHLTLLFCTAHTYLYGWNRFLSSSTYKWYTPPGYMLCLVLPSVVLLLKLLLITPCVDRTITRIRQGWERGADQRNPKDSQPLIP; this is encoded by the exons ATGACGGgtcaggagaggagtgaggagaagagtgagtgtgtgtcccTGTCTCCGATGATGGAGGCTGTCCCTGCCCCACCTGAgagtgagagggtgtgtgtgtttgggacgGGGGACCTGGGGCGCTCTCTGGGCCTGCGTCTGCTGCAGGCGGGGTACGGTGTGGTGTTCGGCAGCCGACGGccccacagcagcagcagcatcctaCCCCACGGAGCACAG GTCCTGGGTCATGCTGCAGCTGCTCAGTCAGCCCATCTGATCTTCATCGCTGTCCAGAGAGAACACTACGACTTCCTGGTACCACTGGCCAATCAGCTGAAGGGAAAG GTGTTGGTGGACCTCAGTAACAACCTGAGGAAGAATCAGTACCCAGAGGCCAACGCAGAGTACCTGCAAAG TCTGGTTCCTGGAGCTGAGGTGGTTAAAGGCTTCAACACCTTGTCTGCCTGGAGTCTGCAGAATGGACCTTCAGATGccaacagacag GTGTATATCTGCGGGGAAAGTGTGGAGGCCAAGCAGGCGGTGATAGCGGTAGCCATCAAGCTGGGTTTCAGTGCCCTGGACCGGGGATTTCTCTCAGTGGCCCGGGAGCTGGAGGACTTCCCCCTACAGCTGTTCCCCCAGTGGAGGCTCCCCCTGCGCATCGCCATTGGCCTCAGTGCTGCCTTCTTCTTCTACCTGCTGATCAGAGACATCATCTATGCATACGTCACCCAGAGCAAAGACATCTCCTTCAGAATCATGGTCTCACTGGCCAACAAG GTTTGTCCCATCGTGTCTCTGATCATgctgtctctctgttacctgcCTGGTGTCCTGGCTTCCTTCCTGCAGCTCTACAGAGGCACCAAGTACAG GCGCTTCCCTGATTGGTTGGACCGCTGGATGCTGTGCAGGAAACAGCTGGGTCTTCTGGCACTGGGGTTCGCCTTTCTGCACGTGCTCTATACACTGATCATACCCATACG GTACTATGTGAGGTTCAAGGCCACTGAACGCACTGTCTCTGTG atcagAGAGAACAGGACCACTGAGTTTGACACGACGACGGCCTGGCGTGGTGACTCCTACTTATCCCTGGGAATTCTGGGATTTGGCCTGTACGTTCTGTTAGGAATCACATCTCTTCCCTCCGTCAGTAACGCTCTCAGCTGGAGGGAGTTCAGCTTCATACAG TCCAAGCTGGGTCACCTGACTCTGCTGTTTTGTACGGCGCACACCTACCTGTACGGCTGGAACAGATTCCTGAGTTCCTCCACCTACAAGTGGTACACCCCACCGGGCTACATGCTGTGTCTGGTGCTTCCCTCTGTGGTGCTGCTACTCAAGCTGCTGCTCATAACCCCCTGTGTGGACCGAACCATCACACGCATACGACAGGGCTGGGAGAGGGGGGCAGATCAGAGGAATCCTAAAGACAGCCAACCACTGATACcttag